A genome region from Natronosalvus rutilus includes the following:
- a CDS encoding proteasome assembly chaperone family protein produces the protein MPSEPSFKVTSSADVSPSETLVIGVSTVGLAGLTAVDHLIKNNNSTEFGHILTRNVPDITPFEEGEPRLPLRLYDLPDLDLSVLVGELFIPTWAVDSFVEALLEWASSAGIGEITVLHGVPFPHGPDEHDVFYVAPTSYRTKQLENTDIKPLKGGYLDGIASELITSNLTGEAPPTGALITPTHPPGPDFDSALLFLEALQRIYEFTIDEEELRRRADEVKQYYQELANQMERFGSGERPSGGYDFPEDRMFM, from the coding sequence ATGCCTTCTGAACCTTCATTCAAGGTGACTAGCTCGGCAGATGTCTCTCCCAGCGAGACGCTTGTCATAGGGGTATCAACAGTTGGACTAGCTGGACTCACCGCTGTGGACCATCTCATCAAGAATAACAATTCTACAGAGTTCGGCCACATCCTGACACGAAATGTCCCTGACATAACCCCTTTTGAAGAAGGAGAACCGCGCTTGCCACTACGTCTCTACGACCTACCAGATCTTGATCTGTCGGTACTCGTTGGCGAACTGTTCATCCCTACCTGGGCAGTAGATTCGTTCGTTGAAGCCCTCCTAGAATGGGCGTCATCGGCTGGAATTGGTGAGATCACTGTTCTTCACGGAGTTCCATTCCCACACGGGCCCGACGAACACGATGTATTCTATGTTGCGCCTACATCCTACCGAACGAAACAACTGGAAAATACTGACATCAAACCGCTCAAAGGAGGCTACCTCGATGGCATTGCCTCCGAGCTGATAACCTCAAATCTCACCGGTGAGGCACCACCAACTGGCGCTCTTATCACCCCGACTCATCCGCCAGGTCCCGATTTCGATTCGGCCTTACTCTTCCTCGAAGCGCTTCAGCGCATTTATGAGTTTACGATCGATGAGGAAGAACTCCGCCGTCGCGCCGACGAGGTTAAACAGTACTATCAGGAACTCGCCAATCAAATGGAACGCTTTGGAAGCGGTGAACGGCCCTCAGGAGGCTATGACTTCCCTGAAGATCGTATGTTTATGTGA
- a CDS encoding cation:proton antiporter, which produces MVVIEPLGHHELFLVIVQLALLLFVARLVGEAFSSIGQPAVVGELLAGVLLGPSLLGIVAPTVYESLFAVSESQFHLLEVVSWIGLIMLLVVTGLETDIDLIISKGRTAAILSVGGIVVPFATGFALGWYLPVEFIGAPGQRLVFSLFIATAMSISAIPVIAKVLIELDVIRRDIGQLILAAGMIDDTIGWILLATVAGLARTGVVDLGSAATTVLSVVVFLGVAFTVGRRVVAETIRWVDNAVGSDAALLSTLMIFALAAGAITQYMRLEAILGAFVVGVLVGQVKRFNYQVRRSFETMTLSIFAPLFFAIAGLRMDVAALADPTVFTVGVVVFAIACFGKFSGTMVGSRLAGLSRWEGITIGGGMNARGAMEIVVATIGLGLGILTTSMYSIIVAVAIATSLMAPAIMRWSIPKIEMGDAERRRIEREKYLKESFVNNLTRVLLPTRGTVDTQYAARLIGPLFRPLRTDLDLLYIDGSDASTADSGYGWIGGRLFGRKKTDSKTTEQGESESAERVLTGLEERLGEQMGSIRRLVRNAPGSVADTILENADVRYDMIVVGERTLGSDPDGPLFSETIDRVIQEMPCPTMVVSTSESVKRDPGQIDEPIRRILLPTVGTQASRHAAEVAFTIAAEENALVEIAHVVARPGLSDQFVDSPDLTNQLDIGNRIVDRDAELGRRLGAKVVTTVTVSDKPGAELVDIADRNGADVIVMGTNTRPISQRAFFGPNVEYVVNNAPCPVTVLSSI; this is translated from the coding sequence ATGGTAGTTATCGAACCACTCGGTCACCACGAACTATTTCTCGTCATCGTACAGCTGGCGTTACTGCTCTTCGTCGCACGACTAGTCGGTGAGGCGTTCAGTTCGATCGGCCAACCAGCGGTCGTTGGAGAATTGCTCGCGGGCGTCCTCCTCGGGCCGTCTCTCCTGGGCATCGTCGCACCTACTGTGTACGAGTCGCTATTTGCGGTTTCGGAGAGTCAGTTCCACCTCCTCGAAGTCGTCTCCTGGATCGGACTCATCATGTTGCTGGTCGTCACCGGCCTCGAAACGGACATCGATCTCATCATCAGCAAGGGGCGAACAGCAGCTATTCTCTCGGTCGGCGGTATCGTCGTCCCCTTTGCGACCGGCTTCGCACTGGGGTGGTACTTGCCCGTCGAGTTCATCGGGGCGCCCGGTCAGCGCCTCGTGTTCAGCCTCTTTATCGCGACTGCAATGAGCATCTCGGCAATTCCGGTCATCGCGAAAGTCCTCATTGAACTGGACGTCATCCGACGCGACATTGGTCAATTGATTCTCGCAGCAGGGATGATCGACGACACGATCGGCTGGATCCTGCTGGCTACGGTCGCCGGACTCGCTCGAACGGGGGTCGTTGATCTCGGCTCGGCTGCGACCACAGTCTTGTCGGTGGTTGTGTTTCTCGGCGTCGCATTTACGGTCGGACGACGCGTCGTTGCGGAGACTATTCGATGGGTCGATAATGCCGTCGGTAGCGACGCCGCGTTGCTATCCACGCTGATGATCTTTGCACTCGCCGCGGGAGCGATCACCCAGTATATGCGACTCGAGGCGATTCTCGGTGCGTTCGTCGTCGGTGTGTTGGTCGGCCAGGTGAAACGATTCAACTACCAGGTTCGACGGAGCTTCGAGACGATGACGCTCTCCATCTTCGCGCCGCTTTTCTTCGCCATCGCGGGCCTACGGATGGACGTGGCTGCACTGGCAGATCCGACCGTGTTCACCGTGGGGGTCGTCGTCTTCGCAATCGCCTGTTTCGGTAAATTTAGCGGGACCATGGTCGGTTCGAGACTGGCCGGACTGTCGAGGTGGGAGGGGATCACGATCGGCGGCGGCATGAACGCCCGTGGGGCGATGGAGATCGTTGTCGCCACGATCGGTCTCGGACTCGGTATCTTGACGACAAGCATGTACAGTATCATCGTCGCGGTCGCCATTGCGACGTCGTTGATGGCGCCCGCTATCATGCGCTGGTCGATTCCGAAGATCGAGATGGGCGATGCGGAACGAAGGCGCATCGAGCGGGAGAAGTATCTGAAGGAGAGCTTCGTGAACAATCTTACGCGCGTTCTGTTGCCAACGCGAGGAACCGTCGACACACAGTACGCTGCCCGGCTCATCGGGCCGTTGTTCCGGCCCCTCCGGACCGATCTGGACCTCCTCTACATCGACGGTTCCGACGCGTCGACTGCCGACAGTGGCTATGGCTGGATTGGCGGTCGTCTCTTTGGCCGGAAAAAGACCGACTCGAAGACGACGGAGCAAGGCGAATCCGAATCGGCCGAACGCGTTCTCACGGGGCTCGAAGAGCGGCTAGGAGAACAAATGGGTTCGATCCGACGGCTCGTACGCAACGCTCCCGGTAGCGTGGCGGATACGATTCTCGAGAACGCGGACGTCAGGTACGATATGATCGTCGTCGGCGAACGGACCCTCGGGAGCGATCCCGACGGGCCGCTGTTCAGCGAGACGATCGATCGCGTCATCCAGGAAATGCCGTGTCCAACGATGGTCGTCAGTACGTCCGAGAGCGTAAAGCGCGACCCAGGGCAGATAGACGAACCGATCCGGCGAATCCTCCTGCCGACGGTCGGGACTCAGGCTAGCCGCCACGCAGCTGAGGTGGCGTTCACGATCGCAGCCGAGGAGAACGCTTTGGTCGAGATCGCACACGTGGTCGCTCGCCCAGGGTTGAGTGACCAGTTCGTCGATAGTCCCGACCTCACGAATCAGCTGGACATCGGCAATCGAATCGTCGACCGCGACGCAGAACTCGGGAGACGGCTCGGGGCGAAGGTCGTCACCACGGTTACGGTATCAGACAAACCTGGTGCGGAACTCGTCGACATCGCTGATCGAAACGGTGCTGACGTGATCGTGATGGGGACGAACACTCGACCCATTTCCCAGCGAGCATTCTTCGGTCCCAACGTCGAATACGTGGTCAACAACGCACCCTGTCCGGTGACAGTACTGAGTTCGATCTAA
- a CDS encoding PLP-dependent cysteine synthase family protein, whose product MGNTSLLPYPTSPAEGNINVKAEFENPTGSMKDRIAFGMVTLLEKRGVISQGDLLVEASSGNTAGGLALVANRRDYDAVITAPIENSPQKLGYVEALGAELVACPDVSADDERYYRTEAKRIAEERNGVWLDQYTNQLNPEVHSRWTGPELTDQYPDLTHVIAPMGTGGTMSGIAKWVKEYDSSITTIGVDAIESNISTAFDGETDGEHSTDVEGLGKGEKLPTMWFEYIDDVRSVSDADSFRQARRAANEHGILIGGSSGAALFVAHEIATQDPDSEIAVLACDGGEQYFDTLFDDDWLADRGYEF is encoded by the coding sequence ATTGGGAATACGAGCCTGCTTCCGTATCCCACGTCGCCCGCAGAGGGAAATATCAACGTAAAGGCTGAATTTGAGAACCCGACTGGCTCGATGAAAGATCGAATTGCGTTCGGGATGGTCACGCTTCTCGAAAAGCGGGGTGTGATATCTCAGGGTGATCTTCTCGTCGAAGCCTCCTCCGGCAACACTGCCGGCGGGTTAGCACTCGTTGCGAATCGACGTGACTACGATGCAGTCATCACTGCCCCGATCGAAAATAGCCCGCAAAAACTCGGCTACGTGGAGGCGCTGGGTGCGGAGCTCGTTGCCTGCCCTGACGTTTCTGCTGACGACGAGCGGTACTATCGTACAGAAGCCAAACGGATTGCCGAGGAGCGAAATGGCGTCTGGCTCGACCAGTACACGAATCAACTGAATCCCGAAGTCCACTCACGATGGACTGGTCCCGAACTCACGGATCAATATCCCGATCTGACGCACGTGATCGCTCCGATGGGGACCGGGGGAACGATGTCCGGGATCGCGAAGTGGGTAAAGGAGTACGATTCGTCTATTACGACCATCGGGGTCGATGCGATCGAATCCAACATTAGCACCGCATTCGATGGAGAGACAGACGGCGAACACAGCACAGACGTCGAGGGCCTTGGAAAGGGGGAGAAATTACCGACGATGTGGTTCGAGTACATCGACGACGTCCGGAGCGTTTCTGACGCCGACTCGTTCCGTCAGGCACGCCGCGCTGCGAACGAACACGGGATACTGATCGGCGGTTCGTCGGGGGCTGCCCTCTTCGTTGCTCACGAGATCGCCACGCAGGACCCCGATTCAGAAATTGCCGTACTGGCGTGTGATGGTGGAGAACAGTACTTTGATACGCTATTTGACGACGACTGGCTGGCCGACCGAGGCTACGAGTTCTAG
- a CDS encoding carboxypeptidase regulatory-like domain-containing protein → MDLNSPSGKDYPDFRTNLTTFTKGEAIDVHFDASKGQSSSSFDTGEEIQVLKVKTRGDGVDELATGNVHEMFTEDTLESLNTNENVTFTLENESLSDETFTHTFTPDSEGVYTVIAAAGDGLREDDGNLEIVDETTVVGADVLPVQDERSAVTVDDSETLPGDTLSFDVDASTLGDNLEHTVVVYDDSTLNSESNFFVLNITEAITSDFSAEDVTIEHDITTINGVHNLDNERSVSGPTGVDTVVDFITGDMNGPVMKPTGDSVLNASSTVIAGANADTTIEVETRDDWSQGEYRWLHIATDPSTNAIQTNTGTVDLTEETSGGSPPPGPPAPPGPPAPPEDPPAPPVEPDPIAIGHEYQTALFDEKTGLPVARFGDQVPVRSVVFDSDVELEVLVQAYDLENAPKAVKSVPGKALSLQRISVSEGYEATPGTITFVVDADRKYDTDAVTAFRYNEEKHEWEALETDVIDSADGQLVVEAETPHFSYFAVAETAESEPTEPTGPTAEIEIQPNSTITDGDTATLSATGSDPGSGEIVGYEWKLDNEKLGDGETVEVTPEPGEYEVELTVVTDEDLEDTTTATLTVEEASSPPNKGAQTHQVEITVLDNEGEPIGDATVTIDDQTATTNADGDAKFDLENGEYTVTIEADGYETVTQSLTVDGEATEMVIEAASDAPDEDGWPTWLLIIVGLLLLALLGGGLYVWYLMDEHGLEPNEIPGHIRKDLTERWEWYTS, encoded by the coding sequence ATGGACCTCAATAGCCCGAGCGGGAAGGACTATCCGGACTTCAGAACGAACCTGACCACCTTTACTAAAGGTGAAGCTATCGACGTCCACTTCGACGCGAGCAAAGGCCAGTCCTCGAGTTCCTTCGACACGGGAGAAGAAATCCAGGTGCTGAAAGTCAAGACCAGAGGAGACGGCGTCGACGAGCTCGCCACCGGTAATGTCCACGAGATGTTTACCGAAGACACGCTGGAGTCGCTGAACACCAACGAGAACGTGACATTCACGCTTGAGAACGAGTCCCTCAGTGACGAAACGTTCACGCACACGTTCACGCCCGACAGCGAAGGCGTCTATACGGTGATTGCCGCTGCCGGCGACGGGCTCCGCGAGGATGACGGCAATCTCGAGATCGTCGACGAGACGACGGTCGTTGGTGCTGACGTCCTCCCCGTCCAGGATGAACGGTCAGCAGTTACCGTCGACGATAGTGAGACGCTCCCGGGTGATACCCTTTCCTTCGACGTCGATGCATCTACCCTCGGCGACAACCTCGAACACACGGTCGTGGTCTACGATGACTCGACGCTCAATTCGGAGAGTAATTTCTTCGTCCTGAATATCACCGAAGCCATTACGAGTGACTTCTCGGCCGAGGATGTGACGATCGAACACGATATTACGACGATAAACGGTGTCCATAACCTCGATAATGAGCGGTCGGTTTCAGGACCAACGGGTGTCGACACGGTCGTCGACTTCATCACGGGAGATATGAATGGACCCGTGATGAAGCCCACTGGCGACAGTGTCCTCAACGCCTCATCAACGGTGATCGCCGGAGCGAATGCGGATACTACCATCGAGGTCGAGACGCGTGATGACTGGTCCCAAGGCGAGTATCGCTGGCTCCATATCGCCACTGACCCTTCGACAAACGCGATCCAGACGAATACGGGAACGGTCGACCTCACCGAAGAGACTAGTGGCGGATCACCACCGCCGGGACCACCGGCACCACCAGGACCGCCAGCACCACCAGAGGACCCGCCAGCACCGCCGGTTGAGCCTGACCCGATCGCGATCGGCCACGAGTATCAGACGGCGCTCTTCGACGAGAAGACCGGCCTCCCGGTAGCCCGATTCGGCGACCAGGTGCCCGTACGCTCAGTCGTCTTCGATTCCGACGTCGAACTCGAGGTACTCGTCCAGGCGTACGACCTCGAAAACGCGCCGAAAGCCGTCAAGAGCGTGCCCGGGAAGGCCCTGTCGCTCCAACGGATCTCCGTCTCTGAAGGCTACGAAGCGACGCCCGGCACAATCACGTTCGTCGTCGATGCGGACCGCAAATACGACACGGACGCGGTGACTGCCTTCCGCTACAATGAAGAGAAACACGAGTGGGAAGCACTCGAGACCGACGTCATCGATAGCGCCGATGGCCAGTTGGTCGTCGAAGCCGAGACGCCGCACTTCTCGTATTTCGCTGTCGCGGAGACAGCCGAGTCCGAGCCAACGGAACCAACGGGACCAACGGCCGAGATCGAGATCCAGCCAAATTCGACGATCACCGACGGTGACACGGCGACACTCTCAGCCACCGGCTCCGACCCCGGCAGTGGCGAGATCGTCGGCTACGAGTGGAAGCTCGACAACGAAAAGCTCGGCGATGGCGAAACCGTCGAAGTCACGCCCGAGCCAGGCGAGTACGAGGTCGAACTGACGGTCGTCACCGACGAGGACTTAGAGGATACGACGACGGCGACGCTGACCGTCGAGGAAGCCAGCAGCCCACCCAACAAGGGCGCACAAACCCATCAGGTCGAGATCACCGTGCTGGACAACGAAGGCGAGCCGATCGGGGACGCCACGGTGACCATCGACGATCAGACGGCAACGACGAACGCCGATGGCGATGCCAAGTTCGACCTCGAAAACGGCGAGTATACGGTGACCATCGAGGCCGATGGGTACGAAACGGTCACCCAGAGTCTCACTGTTGACGGCGAGGCCACCGAAATGGTCATCGAAGCCGCCTCTGACGCCCCTGATGAGGACGGCTGGCCAACGTGGCTGCTCATCATAGTGGGTCTGCTCCTGCTCGCACTGCTCGGTGGTGGGCTCTACGTGTGGTATCTCATGGATGAACACGGCCTCGAGCCGAACGAGATCCCCGGTCACATTCGTAAGGATCTCACTGAGCGCTGGGAGTGGTATACGAGCTAG
- a CDS encoding PKD domain-containing protein: MIAILAGDTRVRNSTEISGALELANGETAAGDTILVFTDDGYQTVTIDERGEYALTLPSRVDPYQLQYYRHSNLSDITRDGFVDMYAVATVPGDTDSALETTRLPEGHLVDVTVVDEGGDPVTGAWTRLYHNNTEMYAKAGIANLTTENGTIQFGEESGVELNGAVDIVVEPPEGDNRFVNRTYEQTIEVTDNMTPEVVLEENTTVPQFDVDPTEPDVNETVTFNASASIGNLTAYEWNFGDGATATGSVVTHSFDTIDTYDVTLTVTDDNGTTKTVTEPVSVGGHTAIEHGDGTTTSDSGVYADAPTIRTTVPDATVEFGGEANTTFWINNTKTGESVTVTANESTVSVPADRIAFLLYNSSGTLLPEEGLFVEAIAPDGSATTIPVDVDGDHEMFENASTFSTYEISLVDAERNVPIGTTDERLMGIGYEATLEQDSTDGDINVTISRDSTVDESWNATFELINGTTHERVLSQPVEHDGSAGEFAFTVDADTLDDGEYTWHLTLESSDQEPAVQRLRDQGFVVQTVEEDKSDDSGSAPSPPSMPAPTPSEPASFDLGALDLPTTVEAGESIPVSVLVANTGEEAGTADVTLTLDDEVVGEDTLEVAAGANDTLTFEVTAPETAGEATVTIQTADDETTATVTVTDDEDPAEEDDPADSEDPADTDESDENNDSDETDDSADTDESDDANESAETNESADADNDSSEAADQVDEDPVNADDDTDTVPGFGGLSALVAMLAGALLIARRR; this comes from the coding sequence TTGATCGCTATACTCGCTGGCGACACTCGCGTCCGAAATTCGACCGAAATCTCCGGCGCCCTCGAACTCGCCAATGGCGAAACGGCAGCTGGTGACACGATCCTCGTCTTCACCGACGATGGCTACCAAACGGTAACGATCGATGAACGTGGCGAGTACGCGTTGACGCTCCCCAGCCGAGTCGACCCGTACCAGCTCCAGTACTATCGCCATAGCAATCTCAGTGATATTACGCGCGACGGCTTCGTCGATATGTACGCCGTTGCCACCGTTCCCGGGGACACCGATTCCGCCCTCGAGACTACGCGGCTTCCCGAGGGTCATCTGGTCGATGTGACGGTCGTTGATGAGGGCGGTGACCCGGTCACCGGTGCGTGGACGAGGCTCTATCATAATAATACGGAGATGTATGCGAAGGCTGGCATCGCTAATCTCACAACCGAAAACGGGACAATCCAGTTCGGGGAGGAATCCGGCGTGGAGCTGAACGGTGCCGTCGACATTGTGGTTGAACCGCCCGAAGGGGACAACCGGTTCGTCAACCGGACGTACGAGCAGACGATCGAGGTCACGGATAACATGACCCCGGAGGTCGTCCTCGAAGAGAATACAACCGTCCCGCAGTTCGATGTCGATCCCACCGAACCTGATGTGAACGAGACGGTGACGTTTAACGCATCTGCGTCAATCGGGAATCTCACGGCCTACGAGTGGAACTTTGGTGACGGGGCCACCGCAACGGGCTCTGTCGTCACGCACTCGTTCGATACCATCGATACCTACGACGTCACGCTGACGGTGACGGACGATAACGGTACGACCAAGACGGTGACCGAGCCGGTGTCGGTCGGTGGCCATACCGCGATTGAACACGGCGATGGGACCACCACGAGTGACAGTGGCGTCTACGCCGATGCACCGACTATTCGGACGACTGTACCCGATGCGACGGTCGAATTCGGTGGCGAAGCGAACACCACCTTCTGGATCAACAACACGAAAACCGGTGAGTCGGTGACCGTCACCGCAAACGAGAGTACAGTATCCGTTCCGGCCGACCGGATCGCGTTCTTACTGTACAATTCCTCCGGTACCCTTCTTCCTGAAGAGGGGCTTTTCGTCGAGGCGATCGCCCCTGATGGCTCTGCCACCACGATACCAGTCGACGTTGATGGCGACCACGAAATGTTCGAGAACGCGAGTACGTTCTCGACGTACGAGATCTCCCTCGTCGATGCCGAACGTAACGTCCCCATCGGTACGACTGACGAGCGGCTCATGGGTATTGGCTATGAAGCCACCCTCGAACAGGACAGCACCGATGGTGACATCAATGTCACAATTTCACGAGACAGTACCGTCGACGAGTCCTGGAACGCGACCTTTGAGCTGATTAACGGAACCACCCACGAGCGGGTCCTCTCTCAGCCGGTCGAGCACGACGGTTCCGCCGGCGAGTTCGCGTTCACCGTTGATGCAGACACCCTCGATGACGGAGAGTATACGTGGCATCTGACCCTCGAGTCGTCCGACCAAGAGCCGGCTGTCCAACGTCTGCGCGACCAGGGGTTCGTCGTACAGACCGTAGAGGAAGACAAGTCCGATGACAGCGGGTCAGCTCCCTCCCCACCATCGATGCCCGCACCAACCCCGAGCGAACCGGCGAGTTTCGATCTCGGCGCGCTTGATCTGCCGACGACGGTCGAAGCGGGCGAGTCTATTCCGGTGAGCGTCCTGGTCGCCAATACCGGTGAGGAAGCCGGGACAGCTGACGTGACGCTTACCCTTGACGACGAGGTCGTCGGCGAGGATACACTTGAGGTTGCGGCTGGTGCTAATGACACCCTCACGTTCGAGGTCACTGCCCCTGAGACGGCAGGTGAGGCCACCGTGACGATTCAGACGGCAGATGACGAAACCACGGCCACGGTGACCGTGACAGACGATGAGGACCCGGCTGAAGAGGATGACCCAGCAGACTCCGAGGACCCGGCTGACACTGACGAATCGGACGAGAATAACGATTCGGACGAAACGGACGACTCAGCCGACACCGATGAATCGGACGACGCTAATGAATCAGCCGAGACTAACGAATCGGCCGACGCTGACAACGATTCATCCGAGGCTGCTGACCAGGTTGATGAGGATCCGGTGAACGCCGACGACGATACAGATACCGTCCCCGGATTCGGTGGCTTGAGTGCACTCGTTGCGATGCTGGCGGGTGCGTTGTTGATCGCCCGGCGACGCTAA
- a CDS encoding DUF7289 family protein has product MNTDTRAVTPVLGLVLLIGIVAISSLTIMAVGTDLITATQNQAEDERAEQSFVELKQAMTSQAQSPETTHSISLGVSEGGTVIRDDAGSIQIEYEDLDAAYADPIQFGAVEYRGHGGSVVALEAGAVFRGTGEDARMVSKPKIEYDDEENALNYHLMEAVGEKELRSDELQLNVTAVEGQNHIVENQIVVITIESRYWGGWEQYFTNEVGDRGVIAEPIPGSDKGKVTVNLGRIDRPTPFENAVHAREDPNLGGNANISGEVTVGDSLDPIDDEITALVANATANYTHVGQLDGGTVTAGTYYADEIDLSEELVVDLTDGDVVLVVDGDIHIDHDFRVKNWGDNDVQLYTTGDLSLSSSQMCLDENTCRGTHSDRQGNDPGPGSIDAEHLQVYGTSDFQLEMAGHTYFEGIIYAPAGDHGSSNVGDWSGNAYLDGSVVLGAVDAGGTPMIAHHEALKWLDPQIGQPVKNPEITYLNLIYQEIEVTNK; this is encoded by the coding sequence ATGAACACAGATACACGGGCGGTTACCCCAGTCCTTGGCTTGGTGCTCCTCATCGGTATTGTCGCCATTAGCTCACTGACCATTATGGCGGTTGGGACCGACCTCATCACGGCGACCCAGAACCAGGCCGAAGACGAACGGGCCGAACAGAGTTTCGTCGAGCTCAAACAGGCTATGACGTCCCAGGCTCAATCCCCAGAAACGACGCACTCTATCTCCTTGGGGGTGAGTGAGGGTGGAACAGTCATCCGGGATGATGCTGGCTCGATCCAGATCGAGTACGAAGACCTCGATGCAGCGTACGCCGACCCGATTCAGTTTGGTGCCGTCGAGTATCGAGGCCACGGCGGCTCGGTCGTCGCCCTCGAGGCGGGGGCTGTCTTTCGGGGCACTGGTGAGGACGCCCGGATGGTGTCGAAACCGAAGATCGAATACGACGACGAGGAAAACGCCCTCAACTATCATCTTATGGAGGCCGTCGGCGAGAAGGAACTGCGCTCGGATGAGTTGCAACTCAACGTCACCGCTGTCGAGGGCCAGAACCATATCGTCGAAAACCAGATCGTCGTGATCACGATCGAAAGCCGGTACTGGGGCGGGTGGGAGCAGTACTTCACCAATGAAGTCGGCGACCGTGGCGTCATCGCCGAACCGATCCCGGGAAGTGACAAAGGCAAAGTCACGGTCAATCTGGGCCGTATTGATCGGCCAACCCCCTTTGAGAACGCCGTTCACGCCCGTGAGGATCCTAACTTGGGTGGCAATGCGAACATCAGCGGTGAGGTCACTGTCGGCGACTCCCTCGACCCGATCGATGATGAGATTACAGCCCTCGTCGCGAACGCCACAGCTAACTACACTCACGTGGGTCAACTCGATGGCGGAACGGTCACTGCGGGTACGTACTATGCAGACGAAATTGATCTCAGTGAGGAGCTGGTCGTTGATCTCACCGATGGCGACGTGGTGCTCGTTGTGGATGGCGATATACACATTGACCACGATTTCCGCGTCAAAAACTGGGGTGACAACGACGTTCAACTGTATACGACAGGCGATCTCTCGCTCTCGAGCAGTCAGATGTGTCTCGATGAGAATACGTGTCGGGGCACGCATTCTGACCGTCAGGGGAACGATCCGGGTCCTGGATCTATCGATGCGGAGCATCTCCAGGTGTATGGGACCTCAGACTTTCAGCTGGAGATGGCCGGGCATACCTACTTCGAGGGGATCATCTATGCGCCAGCCGGTGACCACGGCAGTTCCAACGTCGGGGACTGGAGCGGGAACGCCTATCTCGACGGTTCGGTCGTTCTCGGTGCCGTCGATGCCGGCGGGACACCAATGATCGCCCATCACGAGGCCTTGAAATGGCTTGACCCACAAATCGGTCAGCCGGTCAAAAACCCCGAAATCACGTATCTCAACCTCATTTATCAGGAGATAGAAGTGACGAACAAGTAA
- a CDS encoding metal-dependent hydrolase: protein MPELLTHVLVGFTLATVLSWYTRWLTAPYVTVAMVGAVTPDLSRFDLLFPAKAIEAALGIPFDWWAFHTLGGTVLVVALGGLLTPTAYRRGVVAMLALGALSHHGLDLLLVNPSGYAYPVFWPLTQYHPPTPGFYLSSDRWPAFFAGVGATVVWAIDHRR from the coding sequence ATGCCTGAGTTGCTCACCCACGTCCTCGTCGGGTTCACGCTGGCGACCGTCCTGTCATGGTACACTCGGTGGCTCACGGCCCCGTACGTGACTGTCGCGATGGTTGGCGCGGTCACGCCGGATCTCAGCCGATTCGATCTCCTCTTCCCAGCCAAGGCGATTGAAGCCGCACTGGGCATCCCCTTCGACTGGTGGGCGTTCCATACCCTCGGGGGCACCGTCCTCGTCGTCGCCCTCGGGGGCCTCCTGACACCAACTGCCTACCGGCGTGGCGTCGTCGCGATGCTCGCTCTCGGGGCGCTATCTCATCACGGCCTTGATCTCCTCCTGGTCAATCCGTCGGGCTACGCCTATCCCGTGTTCTGGCCGCTCACCCAGTATCACCCGCCCACCCCAGGCTTCTATTTGAGTAGCGATCGCTGGCCTGCCTTCTTTGCCGGAGTCGGTGCCACGGTGGTCTGGGCCATCGATCACCGCAGGTAA